In Thermococcus camini, a genomic segment contains:
- a CDS encoding PCNA-inhibitor gives MNRTLDEFLEAAPPKVPGERRRKKKRLKSTNLESFLPKEHVDYFKQLRIGSKKIRNARVEEL, from the coding sequence ATGAACAGGACGCTCGATGAGTTCCTTGAGGCGGCTCCCCCGAAGGTTCCTGGGGAGCGGAGGAGAAAAAAGAAGCGGCTGAAATCAACCAACTTGGAGTCTTTTCTTCCAAAGGAACACGTGGACTACTTCAAGCAGCTCCGCATAGGATCTAAGAAAATAAGGAACGCCCGGGTGGAGGAGCTATAG
- a CDS encoding methyltransferase domain-containing protein, whose protein sequence is MFEGISEEKVREAVELIKRGYDERKLRARLGSDWEVIAEIARARIKAKDKFSRDDLWMDLEGLRYSTHEIVARYRSERLEKAGVRSITDVSCGIGIQLIFYAMKVERAYGIDIDPAKVEFARRNAEKYGVSNIEFINADSLAPETVGRIDAEVVFSDPARPPEMPERRLEDLLPSPLRIYETYKSRADAFIFDLPPQIRRERIPWKGEFEYIDLFGALNRLTFYTEPLAGVERSAVVLPAGARLESNPDLENILEWTDEPGEYLYEVPQAVDYADLLNELFHVLNGEVKMLLREKRRVLATGDAPLKSPYLKRTYAVVGVVPFHPVRINDFLRKEGFGRATLKLSVPQEEYWRVRKRIEANLSGDRRAFVFRVGGKAVVAEAL, encoded by the coding sequence ATGTTCGAAGGGATAAGCGAGGAGAAGGTCAGGGAAGCTGTGGAGCTGATTAAAAGGGGCTACGACGAGAGGAAGCTCCGAGCAAGGCTCGGCAGTGACTGGGAAGTCATCGCGGAAATAGCCCGGGCGCGGATCAAGGCGAAGGACAAGTTCTCGCGCGACGACCTCTGGATGGACCTCGAGGGCCTGCGCTACTCAACCCACGAGATAGTCGCGAGGTACCGCTCGGAGCGCCTTGAGAAGGCCGGCGTGAGGAGCATAACGGACGTTTCCTGCGGTATCGGAATCCAGCTCATATTCTACGCCATGAAGGTTGAGAGGGCCTACGGAATCGACATAGACCCCGCAAAGGTCGAGTTCGCCAGGAGAAACGCCGAAAAGTACGGGGTCTCAAACATCGAGTTCATCAACGCCGACTCGCTCGCCCCCGAGACGGTCGGGAGGATCGACGCCGAGGTGGTCTTCTCAGACCCTGCCAGGCCCCCGGAAATGCCCGAAAGGCGGCTGGAAGACCTCCTGCCCAGCCCGCTCAGAATCTACGAAACGTACAAATCCCGGGCCGATGCGTTCATCTTTGACCTCCCGCCGCAGATAAGGCGCGAGAGGATACCCTGGAAGGGGGAGTTTGAGTACATAGACCTCTTCGGGGCCCTCAACAGGCTGACCTTCTACACCGAACCCCTCGCAGGGGTAGAGAGGAGCGCGGTTGTTCTTCCCGCGGGTGCAAGGCTGGAGAGCAATCCGGACCTTGAGAACATCCTCGAATGGACGGACGAGCCCGGCGAGTACCTCTACGAGGTCCCGCAGGCCGTTGACTACGCCGACCTGCTGAACGAGCTGTTCCACGTTCTAAACGGGGAAGTCAAAATGCTCCTCCGCGAAAAGAGACGCGTTCTAGCTACTGGCGACGCACCCCTGAAAAGCCCGTACCTCAAGAGAACCTACGCCGTGGTCGGCGTTGTCCCGTTCCACCCGGTAAGGATAAACGACTTCCTCAGGAAGGAGGGCTTCGGAAGGGCCACGCTCAAGCTCAGTGTCCCCCAGGAGGAGTACTGGCGGGTTAGGAAGAGGATCGAGGCTAACCTGAGCGGGGACAGAAGGGCCTTCGTCTTCAGGGTCGGCGGGAAGGCCGTGGTAGCCGAGGCACTATAG